Within the Puniceicoccus vermicola genome, the region CATGCCTAGATAGTTTTCGCCTTCCTTGAGTCGCCACATCGGAATCTCGAGAATAGAGGGGAGGCTTTCTTCAGAGCCCGTTTCGGTCCATCTCTCGTGTTGCAGACCGTCGTGAAGGGTGTAGGGCCAGATAAAGTGCGAGGCATCGGAACTGGCCGTTTCCCATCCCGGAGCTTCCAGCGATGAGCTGTTGTAGGCGAAGTCGAGGGCTGCCAGGGCTTCAAACATCGGGCCATTATGAGCGAGAAAGGGGGCCCGAAATCCTCGGATCTCTTCGCGGGGAATGCCTGCGAATCGGATGAGGGTTTCCCGGCAGCCCTCCATTTCGTGAATCCAGGTCTCGAAATCCGTGTCCAATCCCGTCGTATGGGTCATGGTGTGGACGGCGATTTCATGCCCCGCCGCGTGCAGCCGGTGGATGAGCCAGTAGTCGGAGTCGTTGGTGCTGACAAAAAAGGTGAAGGGGATGGCGGAACCATCCGGATTTTGGTGCCCCTCGATGAGTTCCAACAATCCGAAAACCTGCTCCTGCACCGCATCGTCGAAGGTGATGACAATCATCTGCGGAACCTTATCCGGGGAGAGGCCACCGGGCGGCGATGTCGAGACGGGGATGATGGTCGCTTCCTCCGCATGGCAGAAGATCGTCAGGATCGAGAATACGATTCCTAAGCGCCAAGTGGCACCGATATGGCCGATCCAATTGATCATCTGAAATGAGAAAGAGAGAAGAAAGAGAGAGTTGGTTGTATTTTTTTTTACGCAATTTTTATACCAAATGACGTTAAATCCAAGCCGATATTCTCATTGGGGAGGGTCATTCGACCGCCAAACCTAATATTTGCATGAGGATTCTGGTTTGGTCTACGGGGCTTGCGCTATCGAAACCTATGTTCGCGACGAGGGCGTCGGAATGACCCCGGAAAAGGTAAAAGCCCTATTCTATGGGTCCGTGAACAGATCCTCCGGCACGCAGTCGGAGAAGGGGGCGGGCATCGGCCTCATGCTTTGTTATGACATGCTGATTACCGACGGGGGAAATATTCGGGTCGAGAGTCAGGAAGGCTTAGGAACGACGATGACTTTTCGGGTGCCAGAAGCTGGGGAGAAGCCGAAGACAATCGCTTGAGGTAGGGAAGAGAATCCGGATGCATCCGGTTTGGTCTCATTCTCGGATCAGTTTCTATTCATGGGGGCTGTCTGGCTTCGATTCATCCCGGCGCTCGTTGATCCGGAGATGGAGTTCGGCGAGCCCGCAGTAGAGGACGGGGACGACGAAGATCGAGAGGATGGCGAGGAGCATTCCTCCAAAAGAAGGGATCGCCATGGGGACCATGATGTCGGATCCACGTCCCACCGAGGTAAGCACCGGAAGGAGGGCGAGGATGGTTGTGGCACTGGTCATCATGGCGGGACGGACACGGCGGACTCCGGCTTCGACGGTGGCGGAGCGGATGGCTTCCCGAGTCTGGGGATCATCACGGTCAAATACCTGGCGAAGGTAGGTGCAAACGATGACGCCGTTGTCCGTCGCGATGCCAAACAGCGCAAGAAATCCCACCCAGACGGCAATGCTAAGATTGATGGTGCCCATTTGGAAAAGGTCACGAAGGTTTTGCCCGAAGAGACTGAAGTCGAGGAACCAAGGCTGGCCGTAGAGCCAAATGAGGATGAAGCCACCCGACCAGGCAAAGAGGATGCCGGAGAAAACGAGGAGGGTGGTGGAGATCCGCTTAAATTGAAAATAGAGGATGAGCCAGATCGAGAAGAGAGCGATCGGCAGGACGATGCGTAGTTTTTTCTCGGCGCGCACCTGGTTCTCATAGCTGCCAGTAAACTTGTAGCTGACGCCAGCAGGGATCTGAAGCTCACCCGTCTCAATCTTCTGCTGCAGGAATTTCTGGGCCTCTTCGACAACCTCGACCTCCGAAGTGCCGTCCTGCGAATCAAAGATGACATAGCCCACGAGGAAGGTGTCTTCGCTTTTGATGACCTGAGGCCCTCGGACGTAGTGGAGGGAGGCGAGCTCGCGCAAGGGGATCTGGGTTCCGTCCGGGGCGGCCACCAGTATCTCTTCGATCGATTCCATGCTGTCCCGCAGCTCGCGCATGTATCTCA harbors:
- a CDS encoding polysaccharide deacetylase family protein, giving the protein MINWIGHIGATWRLGIVFSILTIFCHAEEATIIPVSTSPPGGLSPDKVPQMIVITFDDAVQEQVFGLLELIEGHQNPDGSAIPFTFFVSTNDSDYWLIHRLHAAGHEIAVHTMTHTTGLDTDFETWIHEMEGCRETLIRFAGIPREEIRGFRAPFLAHNGPMFEALAALDFAYNSSSLEAPGWETASSDASHFIWPYTLHDGLQHERWTETGSEESLPSILEIPMWRLKEGENYLGMDPGVSGESLDNVLRENFELRYNGTAPRWASGSTPRPGSMTGPREA
- a CDS encoding ATP-binding protein — encoded protein: MHEDSGLVYGACAIETYVRDEGVGMTPEKVKALFYGSVNRSSGTQSEKGAGIGLMLCYDMLITDGGNIRVESQEGLGTTMTFRVPEAGEKPKTIA